A part of Propionispora hippei DSM 15287 genomic DNA contains:
- a CDS encoding response regulator: protein MEKKILFVDDEQPILNTFQRFFRGSGFTVFTAESGYRALEILAQEKIDIIISDMRMPQMSGHQLLRRVKDLYPATIRLILSGHADEKEIIKALLDGSCKMYILKPWDGKSLQKTILQLLEIKEVLQARKLLTIINQIDSLHLQPQIFSRLMELIDANADMQQIATVVEEEPALTAKVLHMANSAFYGIRTGSISQAIVYLGLTTVKNIVLLTCLCESVSDRGSGLFSREALWQHAIRMNRLTNRFHYRLTGKNIPPVAASVGLVLNIGLTVLVRQMPAQYKQIDAILRHQPGAQLLALEREILGVTHPEVGGYLLDWWGFPQPIIESTLFHYDPFHHNVTDRTLVGIACLAHYCALQGKDNWEQLPVDERVLGFFNITREDCKRMTLEDWQ from the coding sequence ATGGAAAAAAAGATTTTGTTTGTTGATGATGAACAACCTATTCTTAACACCTTTCAGCGATTCTTCCGGGGCAGTGGCTTTACCGTATTTACGGCGGAAAGCGGATACCGGGCGTTGGAGATTCTTGCCCAGGAGAAGATAGATATTATCATTTCCGACATGCGGATGCCGCAGATGAGCGGACATCAACTGCTGCGACGGGTGAAGGATTTGTATCCGGCCACTATTCGCCTGATTCTCAGCGGCCATGCGGACGAGAAAGAGATTATTAAAGCACTGCTCGACGGTTCCTGCAAAATGTATATATTAAAACCCTGGGACGGTAAGTCCTTGCAAAAAACGATTTTGCAGCTATTGGAGATCAAAGAGGTCCTGCAGGCCCGAAAGCTGTTGACCATTATCAATCAAATTGACAGTTTGCACCTGCAGCCACAGATTTTCAGCCGGCTGATGGAGCTGATTGACGCCAATGCCGATATGCAGCAAATTGCGACAGTGGTTGAGGAAGAACCGGCTCTTACCGCCAAAGTATTGCATATGGCTAATTCCGCTTTCTATGGCATACGTACCGGGTCGATCAGTCAGGCTATTGTTTATCTGGGGCTGACCACCGTTAAAAATATTGTTCTCCTGACCTGCCTCTGTGAGTCGGTGTCTGACCGCGGCTCCGGCCTGTTTAGCCGGGAGGCGCTGTGGCAGCACGCGATCAGAATGAACCGTCTGACTAACCGGTTCCACTACCGGCTCACCGGCAAGAACATTCCGCCGGTTGCCGCTTCGGTCGGGTTGGTGCTTAATATCGGACTGACGGTTCTGGTAAGGCAAATGCCGGCGCAATATAAGCAAATTGACGCTATTTTACGTCATCAACCGGGGGCGCAGCTACTGGCCTTGGAGCGGGAAATCCTTGGCGTAACTCACCCGGAGGTAGGCGGCTATCTGCTGGACTGGTGGGGCTTTCCCCAGCCGATTATTGAAAGCACCCTGTTTCATTATGATCCTTTTCATCATAACGTAACCGACCGGACGCTGGTAGGCATTGCCTGTCTGGCTCACTATTGTGCCTTGCAGGGAAAGGATAACTGGGAGCAACTGCCTGTGGATGAGCGGGTACTTGGCTTTTTCAATATTACTAGAGAAGATTGTAAAAGAATGACCCTGGAAGATTGGCAATAA